The genomic segment ATGCCGTCATCTGCATCGCACGCTGCACTTGATCAAGGAGCAAGGTGTGAAAGCGGGAGTAGTATTGAACCCGGCCACACCGATTTCCACGATCGAGCCAGTCCTTGCCGATTTGGATATGGTTCTCCTCATGACAGTGAACCCTGGTTTTGGTGGACAAAAATTTATTCACAGCGTTGTACCAAAGGTTGCCCAGTTGCGTCAAATGCTGAACGAGCGTGGCTTGGGGCATGTGGAGATCGAAATCGATGGCGGTGTCAATGCTCAAACAGCACGTTTGTGCGAGGAAGCAGGAGCGACTGTCCTCGTTGCGGGAAGCGCAGTATTCAATCAAGCAGATCGCGGTCAAGCAATCGCTGCGATTCGTGGACAGTAGGAATAACACTTAGCTGCTGTAAGCTGACGACGATATGCAATCGGCGTCAGCTTTTTTGTGCTTTCCTCTGTTGATAGTTCGTTCGTAATCATCTGAATATTATAACTAATTATGTGATAAATCAATTAATAATAAAAAT from the Brevibacillus brevis genome contains:
- the rpe gene encoding ribulose-phosphate 3-epimerase — translated: MVKIAPSILSADFARLGEEILDVEKGGADWIHVDVMDGHFVPNITIGPLIVEAIRPVTKLPLDVHLMIEEPDRYIPQFAKSGADWITVHQEACRHLHRTLHLIKEQGVKAGVVLNPATPISTIEPVLADLDMVLLMTVNPGFGGQKFIHSVVPKVAQLRQMLNERGLGHVEIEIDGGVNAQTARLCEEAGATVLVAGSAVFNQADRGQAIAAIRGQ